The Leucobacter sp. UCMA 4100 genome window below encodes:
- a CDS encoding sigma-70 family RNA polymerase sigma factor translates to MNDKKLAQQSDVALVELARHGSERAFAELWKRHEPAVIIATRSFTGFDPDDVAQETFLRILKQIQAGGGPETAFRAYAIMTARNVATNMARTRSSSEVTGVDDEIFEQATEPVENTESRLIDDIFTRQVFLSLPIRWQEVLWYREVEDLPVQQFSTYLGMSPNATSALLRRAKEGFKQAWIAASLEPVEGLPGECEWVVGQLPQLLRGKTTPGTQRKMKRHFQACERCTDLSHDSKKAHSQLATILLPGLLGAAGATKYLAGAYPLTEATYAAGITQSATPLPAHVPTDSLLQASGTLSRAANVVAVVAVGALGLSLFATAFVHPLRPEGPDQSPLEEVHQNARQNSEGPEGDSPDGEESEQTSGASKTEESGQDELENQAAGDGELGSQPPETTAVPPNGEADASGTNTNTGSGPARIVPVPLSGSPLDGIETGIYPRLSGLATAGATVYLSMSNEAGQTSSATVYADAQGRWAYTPTALMGQLTVRGHQEYVIDGKGVVDAEVMVGTYSVGRGLSIEVDAISAQQTTIRVTGLVGNTTNQAVNVTSTSIGALAYQQRATAPGEVTITVPYARADLGDLYYWQGVSAEGPRRVWWRIL, encoded by the coding sequence GTGAATGATAAAAAACTTGCTCAACAGTCTGATGTAGCGCTGGTTGAGCTGGCTCGTCACGGGTCTGAACGGGCATTTGCAGAGCTATGGAAGAGACATGAGCCTGCCGTAATTATCGCGACACGAAGCTTCACAGGCTTCGACCCCGATGATGTTGCACAAGAAACGTTTTTGCGCATTCTCAAACAGATTCAGGCGGGCGGCGGCCCAGAAACGGCGTTTCGCGCGTATGCGATTATGACCGCGAGAAATGTTGCGACGAACATGGCCCGCACCCGAAGCAGCAGCGAAGTCACCGGTGTCGACGATGAGATTTTTGAGCAAGCAACCGAACCCGTAGAAAACACCGAGTCACGCCTGATCGACGATATCTTTACGCGTCAGGTTTTTCTTTCGTTGCCGATCAGATGGCAAGAAGTGCTGTGGTACCGGGAAGTTGAAGACCTCCCGGTTCAACAGTTTTCAACCTACCTTGGAATGAGCCCAAATGCGACCTCAGCGTTATTGAGGAGAGCGAAAGAAGGGTTCAAGCAAGCGTGGATCGCCGCGAGCCTTGAACCGGTCGAAGGGCTGCCCGGAGAGTGCGAATGGGTCGTTGGGCAGCTGCCGCAGCTCCTCCGAGGGAAAACCACACCGGGCACTCAACGCAAGATGAAACGACACTTTCAGGCCTGCGAGCGGTGCACCGACTTATCTCACGACTCGAAAAAAGCGCACTCGCAACTCGCAACGATTCTCCTGCCAGGTCTCTTGGGTGCTGCAGGCGCGACAAAATACCTCGCAGGGGCATACCCTCTAACAGAGGCGACCTACGCCGCAGGAATTACTCAAAGCGCAACTCCTCTGCCTGCGCACGTACCCACGGACAGTTTGTTGCAGGCAAGCGGAACACTGAGTCGCGCCGCGAACGTGGTTGCTGTTGTTGCCGTTGGTGCCCTCGGCCTGTCCCTCTTTGCTACGGCATTTGTTCATCCCCTACGGCCTGAAGGCCCAGACCAGAGCCCTCTTGAAGAGGTGCATCAGAACGCCCGTCAGAACAGTGAAGGCCCCGAAGGTGATTCGCCCGACGGAGAAGAATCAGAGCAGACGTCAGGTGCGTCTAAAACTGAAGAGAGTGGCCAAGACGAGCTCGAGAACCAGGCCGCGGGAGACGGCGAACTTGGCAGCCAGCCCCCTGAAACCACCGCTGTTCCACCAAACGGAGAAGCTGACGCTTCAGGCACGAATACCAACACCGGCAGCGGCCCGGCTCGCATCGTTCCTGTGCCCCTATCCGGCTCCCCTCTTGACGGCATCGAGACCGGCATTTACCCGAGACTTTCCGGCCTCGCGACAGCGGGCGCGACGGTCTACCTCTCCATGAGTAACGAGGCGGGGCAAACCTCGAGCGCCACGGTTTACGCAGACGCACAAGGGCGCTGGGCGTACACGCCGACTGCGCTGATGGGCCAACTCACGGTCAGGGGCCATCAGGAATATGTGATTGATGGCAAAGGGGTCGTTGACGCCGAAGTCATGGTAGGGACCTATTCGGTAGGCAGAGGCCTTTCCATTGAGGTTGACGCGATCAGCGCGCAGCAAACCACGATTCGGGTGACTGGACTCGTGGGCAATACGACGAACCAGGCAGTGAATGTGACCTCGACGTCGATCGGCGCCCTTGCATACCAGCAGCGAGCGACAGCTCCTGGCGAGGTCACAATCACCGTGCCGTACGCACGCGCTGATCTCGGAGACCTGTACTACTGGCAAGGGGTAAGCGCTGAAGGCCCCCGCAGAGTGTGGTGGCGCATCCTGTAA